Within Candidatus Oleimmundimicrobium sp., the genomic segment TTGCAATTCTTGCCGCCTCAATCTGACGATTGGTTATCCACGCAGCCTCAAGAGCTTTAAGTCCATACTCTCCAAAATGTATCGAACTTCCGCCCTTTGCCTTCCCTTTCATTCTTCCTCTTTGTACTTTTCGATACTTAACCCTACGAGGTAAAAGCATTATTTGGTTGCCTCCTCTGCACTTTCTTCTTTTTTACTCTTTTTGGTCCCTTTTTTTATTTCGCTCTTCGCTTTTTTTTCGATTTTATCCGGTGCTTTTTTTGTCTTGATTTTTTTGCTTTCTTTAGTTTTCTTCTCTTTTGCCTCGGTTTTCACTTTTGCTTTCTTCTTTGCTTCTTCTTTTTCTTCAACTTTTATTACTGGTTTTGCTTCTGCTTTAATTACTGCTTTTGCTTCTGCTTTAATTGCCGGTTTTCTTTCCTCTTCCTTTACTTTTACTTTTTTTACTTCTACCGGTTCTTTAACTTTCTTAGCAGTTTCTTCTCCAACTTTCTCTTCCATTTGTCTTTCTTTTTTGATTATGTCCCCTTTATAAATCCAAACCTTAACTCCAATTGTTCCAAAAACAGTGTTTGATTTAGCAAAACCATAGTTTATATCTGCACGAATCGTATGAAGTGGAACTCGCCCTTCGCGATACCATTCTCTTCGAGCCATCTCAGAGCCACCTAATCTACCTGCACAATTTATCCTAACGCCCTTGGCTCCACTTTTCATCGCAGCACCCACAGCTCTCTTCATTGCCCGTCTAAAAGAAACCCGGGCCTCAAGTTGATCTGCAATATTTTGAGCAACCAAACTTGCATCCAACTCCGGTTTTTTTACCTCTTGGATATTTATCTGTACTTTCTCCCTAGTTATCTTCTCTAGTTTAGAACGCAATACATCTACCTCAGCGCCCTTTTTACCTATCACAATTCCGGGACGAGCTGTATAAATATCGACTTTTACCCGATCTCCGGCTCGCTCAATTTCAACTTTTGAAATTCCCGCTCGCTTTGCTTTTTGATTTATATATTCTCTGATTCGTATATCCTTCTCAAGCAAATTACCGTATTCTTTTTTTGCAAACCATCTCGACTTCCAGTCGTAAATTATGCCAAGCCTAAATCCATTCGGATTAACTTTTTGACCCACGTTTAACTTCCTCCTCCTGCTCACTTACCACTACCGTAATATGACTGGTTCTTTTGTTAATCCTACTTGCTCGCCCCATGGCTCTCGGACGAAATCTTTTAAGTGTAGGACCTTCATCAACATAAGCCTTAGAGACATAAAGAGTCCCTTTTAAATTCAAATTTATTTCTGCATTAGCTTTCGCTGAATTAACAACTTTGGCAACTTTTTTTGCAGCACCTCTTGGACAAAACTTCAATATATTAATCGCTTCATCAACCTGCTTGCCTCTAATCAAATCAACAACTTGACGGGCTTTTTGAGGAGTTACACGAATATACTTTGCCACTGCTCTCACATCTTTACTTTCCATTTTCTCCTTTGTTTCTTTTGCCACTTTAATCCTCCAATAATACCTTTAAAAATTACTTTTCCAAAATTATTTCAAACTTGTTGCCCGCTCAACATGATGTCCGTGTCCCCTAAAAGTTCTAGTGGCAGCAAACTCACCAAGTTTGTGACCAACCATGCTTTCAGTAATATAAATAGGAACATGCTTTCTCCCATCATGCACAGCAATTGTATAACCAACCATCTCTGGGATTATTGTCGAGCTTCTTGACCACGTCTTAATCACTCTTTTTTCTTTTTTCTTGGTCATTACATGTATTTTTTCTAAAAGCTTCGAATCAACATACGGCCCTTTTTTTATTGACCTACCCATACATTCCTCCATTACATAAACTTATAATCTATTTTGTCCTTCTTCTTATAATGTACTTATCTGACAGTTTCTTCTTTCTGGTTCTATATCCAATGGTCGGCTTCCCCCAAGGAGTGCTAGGCAAATGACCTTTCGACTTACCTTCTCCACCACCATGAGGATGGTCAACCGGATTCATTGCCGTACCTCTTACCGTAGGTCTTTTTCCCAGCCATCGATTACGTCCGGCTTTACCTAACGAGATTGTTTCGTGTTCAATATTGCCAATTTGACCAATTGTCGCCTTGCAATCCAAGTGAATCATTCTAACCTCGCCAGACATTAACTTAACCTGAGCATAATTTCCTTCTTTTGCTACTAATTGAACAACAGCCCCAGCTGAACGTGCCAACTGTCCGCCTTTCGAGGGCTTTAATTCAATGTTATGAATTAACGTTCCTAAGGGAATATTTTTTAAAAGAAGGGCATTCCCC encodes:
- the rplB gene encoding 50S ribosomal protein L2; amino-acid sequence: MGIKKVKPTSPGRRFVTIPDFKEITKKTPEKSLTTPLTKSGGRNVHGRITTRHIGGGHKRKYRIIDFKRDKDGIPAKVASIEYDPNRSARIALLHYKDGEKRYILAPLKLKAGDVIISGQEADIKPGNALLLKNIPLGTLIHNIELKPSKGGQLARSAGAVVQLVAKEGNYAQVKLMSGEVRMIHLDCKATIGQIGNIEHETISLGKAGRNRWLGKRPTVRGTAMNPVDHPHGGGEGKSKGHLPSTPWGKPTIGYRTRKKKLSDKYIIRRRTK
- the rplV gene encoding 50S ribosomal protein L22 translates to MESKDVRAVAKYIRVTPQKARQVVDLIRGKQVDEAINILKFCPRGAAKKVAKVVNSAKANAEINLNLKGTLYVSKAYVDEGPTLKRFRPRAMGRASRINKRTSHITVVVSEQEEEVKRGSKS
- the rpsS gene encoding 30S ribosomal protein S19, encoding MGRSIKKGPYVDSKLLEKIHVMTKKKEKRVIKTWSRSSTIIPEMVGYTIAVHDGRKHVPIYITESMVGHKLGEFAATRTFRGHGHHVERATSLK